In Vespula pensylvanica isolate Volc-1 chromosome 16, ASM1446617v1, whole genome shotgun sequence, the following proteins share a genomic window:
- the LOC122634877 gene encoding serine/threonine-protein kinase mig-15 isoform X13: MDVTEDEEEEIKLEINVLKRYSNHRNIATYYGAFVKKSSPGKDDQLWLVMEYCGAGSVTDLVKSTKGQSLKEEWIAYISREILRGLSYLHSNKVIHRDIKGQNVLLTDNAEVKLVDFGVSAQLDRTIGRRNTFIGTPYWMAPEVIACDENPDATYDNRSDLWSLGITALEMAESQPPLCDLHPMRALFLIPRNPPPRLKSKKWAKKFHGFIETVLVKDYHQRPYTEQLLKHPFIRDQPTERQVRIQLKDHIDRCKKRKQEKERDDYRYSGSENEEDEPALAGEPSSIVQAPGGDTLRRNFQQIQEGRTLTQDVSPQAPAGKEKPNQGRSQREVPEPGPPARPAIPHRLIVVPDPQPPSRPLPPTPRDDPRQSHKVSTPPSNHQAPSAGGGGSGGSGGQAAPQRNSHVFKPMLPPRRPEDLDMLAAQLNELGVSQGPEAPPRPNRQHKGPPATSTSNSVQPASANDQNNKQMQQSSSILDQALSIESDSDDDLEDAGSNNLRNDGTLLASDPPKPLPEFSPFRPSSDSSSSSSHNAQNSHHEGKPKGGAPNRPLPPTPDEEESGDRTLVMKRKLSQTSDDRATASDNRRSEIDEQLLLKEWDFTRFFQGFNERLDKMKQEHQQEAAVGTSKSGSEDRSSSSGERTLKRQEQLARRKYEQQQQQQQQHQQQQHHQHHLHQQHQQQQHQKQQQQQQQQQQQQQQQQLKAVHRRQESDSKLGNTSSAFARAFRRENSDFFPSTRHSAYLQKSDSSRSSIFASGNRRGSEISVAGIVGKKGNALSTGEPVLTDFSFGRDGPQRPRREKTESEIVFGNRHEARRLDFGRNKDDTTRRRSCRPSDAALAAPDDAGTIKSTASTTASEYSPVVTQNREGGDRPRGGGGGGGEFQRSDSSPGSRPSSVLPDLLTSSPGQRQDKSTSEEYRQAVKSPPPFALQQKQRSFLTFGFGAGPARRESHVNVNVTPTSHDLASDTPEIRKYKKRFNSEILCAALWGVNLLIGTENGLMLLDRSGQGKVYQLISRRRFQQMEVLEGQNILVTISGKKNRVRVYYLSWLKSKILRTDGHSDQVERRNGWINVGDLQGAVHFKIVKYERIKFLVIALKDSIEIYAWAPKPYHKFMAFKSFGELAHRPLLVDLTVEEGTRLKVIYGSADGFHAVDLDSATVYDIYLPKHTQGPICPHCIVALPNSNGMQLLLCYDNEGVYVNTYGRVSKTMVLQWGEMPTSVAYIGTGQIMGWGNKAIEIRSVESGHLDGVFMHKKAQRLKFLCERNDKVFFSSAKGGSSCQIYFMTLNKPGMANW, translated from the exons ATGGACGTCACAGAG gatgaagaggaagaaatcaAGTTGGAAATAAACGTACTGAAGAGG TATTCGAATCATAGAAACATAGCTACGTACTACGGTGCCTTCGTGAAGAAGTCATCACCAGGGAAGGACGATCAGCTATGGCTGGTTATGGAATACTGCGGAGCTGGCTCCGTCACGGACCTCGTCAAATCGACGAAAGGTCAGAGCCTTAAGGAAGAGTGGATTGCTTATATTTcgagagaaatattaagaGGTCTCAGTTATCTTCACAGTAATAAAGTTATTCACAGGGATATAAAAGGACAGAACGTGCTTCTGACCGACAATGCCGAGGTCAAGCTTG TTGACTTTGGCGTTAGCGCGCAGTTGGACAGAACGATAGGCAGAAGGAATACGTTCATAGGTACACCTTATTGGATGGCTCCAGAAGTCATAGCTTGCGACGAGAATCCCGACGCTACTTACGACAATAGAAGTGATCTTTGGTCTCTCGGAATTACCGCTTTGGAAATGGCTGAATCACAACCTCCGCTTTGCGACCTCCATCCGATGAGA GCCTTGTTCTTGATACCGCGTAATCCACCGCCGAGACTGAAGTCGAAAAAATGGGCGAAGAAGTTTCATGGTTTTATCGAAACTGTGTTGGTGAAGGACTATCATCAGAGGCCTTACACCGAACAGTTGCTCAAGCATCCATTTATTCGGGACCAACCAACGGAGAGACAAGTCAGAATACAACTCAAAGATCATATCGATCGCTGTAAGAAACGCAAACAAGAGAAAG AAAGAGACGATTATCGATACAGCGGTagtgaaaacgaagaagacgagcCAGCATTGGCTGGCGAACCATCCTCGATAGTTCAAGCTCCTGGTGGCGATACATTGAGACGTAATTTCCAGCAAATTCAAGAAGGTCGGACGTTGACTCAAGACGTATCTCCTCAAGCTCCAGCCGGTAAGGAAAAACCAAATCAAGGTAGATCTCAGCGGGAAGTACCAGAACCAGGCCCGCCTGCGAGACCAGCCATTCCACACAGACTCATCG TCGTGCCAGATCCGCAGCCGCCTTCTCGACCTCTACCACCGACACCTAGGGACGATCCACGACAATCTCACAAGGTCTCGACACCACCCTCCAATCATCAAGCGCCTTCCGCTGGCGGTGGAGGTAGCGGGGGTTCCGGTGGTCAAGCTGCGCCTCAAAGAAACAGTCACGTGTTTAAACCTATG CTGCCGCCGAGGAGGCCAGAG GACTTGGACATGCTGGCCGCTCAACTCAACGAGCTTGGTGTGTCACAGGGCCCCGAGGCCCCGCCTAGGCCCAACAGGCAACATAAAGGCCCTCCAGCAACGTCAACCTCGAATTCGGTCCAGCCAGCGAGCGCTAACGATCAGAACAACAAACAGATGCAGCAATCCTCCAGTATTCTCGATCAA GCACTGTCGATCGAGAGTGACAGCGACGACGATCTCGAAGATGCTGGTAGTAACAATTTGAGGAACGACGGTACACTTCTCGCTAGCGATCCGCCTAAGCCTCT TCCCGAATTTTCTCCTTTCAGGCCATCGTCggattcgtcgtcgtcgtcctcgcaCAACGCTCAGAATTCGCATCACGAAGGTAAGCCAAAAG GTGGAGCACCCAATCGACCATTGCCACCGACGCCAGATGAGGAAGAATCCGGAGATCGTACACTAGTCATGAAACGA AAACTTAGTCAGACATCAGACGATCGTGCAACGGCTAGCGACAACCGCCGCTCAGAGATAGACGAGCAGCTCCTTCTGAAGGAGTGGGACTTCACCCGCTTCTTTCAGGGTTTTAACGAAAGGTTGGATAAAATGAAACAGGAGCACCAGCAAGAAGCGGCGGTCGGTACGAGCAAGTCTGGCAGCGAGGatcgttcctcttcttccgGCGAAAGAACCCTTAAGAGGCAGGAGCAGTTAGCGCGTAGAAAATAcgagcaacaacaacaacagcagcagcaacatcagcagcagcagcatcacCAGCACCATCTTCATCAACAAcatcagcagcagcaacatcaaaagcaacagcaacaacaacaacaacaacaacaacagcagcagcagcagcagcttaAGGCGGTTCACAGACGACAAGAGAGCGACTCGAAGCTCGGTAATACCTCGAGCGCGTTCGCCCGTGCATTTCGCCGCGAAAATTCGGATTTCTTTCCGTCAACGAGGCACTCCGCTTATCTCCAAAAGTCGGATTCCTCGAGGTCGAGCATATTCGCGAGTGGTAATCGACGCGGCAGCGAGATAAGCGTCGCAGGTATAGTCGGTAAGAAGGGTAACGCCCTTAGTACCGGCGAGCCCGTCCTTACGGACTTCTCGTTTGGACGCGACGGGCCCCAGAGGCcaaggagagaaaagacagagagcgAGATCGTCTTCGGTAACAGGCACGAGGCGAGGAGACTCGACTTCGGACGCAATAAAGACGATACCACAAGGAGACGCAGTTGTAGACCTTCCGATGCGGCCCTGGCCGCGCCAGATGACGCGGGAACGATTAAATCCACGGCCAGTACAACGGCTAGCGAGTACAGCCCTGTTGTCACCCAG AATCGAGAAGGTGGTGACCGAccaagaggaggaggaggtggtggcgGTGAATTTCAAAGATCAGACTCGTCACCTGGTTCAAGGCCAAGCTCGGTTTTACCGGACCTTTTGACTTCGTCGCCGGGTCAACGTCAGGACAAGTCGACAAGCGAGGAG TATCGACAAGCGGTTAAATCACCACCCCCGTTTGCACTTCAACAGAAACAGAGATCATTCCTGACATTTGGATTCGGTGCTGGACCAGCGAGGAGAGAATCCCACGTAAACGTCAACGTGACACCTACGAGTCACGATTTGGCCTCCGATACACCCGAAAtacgaaaatacaaaaagcGTTTCAATAGCGAGATTTTATGTGCAGCGTTATGGG GCGTGAACCTGCTGATCGGCACGGAGAACGGATTGATGCTGCTCGATAGGAGCGGACAAGGGAAGGTTTATCAGCTGATCAGTAGGAGACGTTTTCAACAAATGGAAGTGCTCGAGGGGCAGAATATTTTGGTTACCATAAGCGGTAAGAAGAATCGCGTGAGGGTCTATTATCTCTCCTGGCTGAAGAGTAAGATTTTACGTACCGACGGCCATAGCGAT CAAGTCGAGCGGCGCAATGGCTGGATAAACGTCGGCGATCTTCAAGGAGCGGTGCATTTCAAGATAGTcaaatacgaaagaataaagtTCCTTGTCATCGCGTTGAAGGACTCGATAGAGATCTATGCTTGGGCGCCGAAGCCCTATCATAAATTCATGGCTTTCAAATCGTTCGGAGAACTGGCCCACAGGCCGCTCCTCGTCGACCTAACCGTCGAGGAAGGAACGAGATTGAAAGTTATTTATGGAAGCGCCGATGGATTTCACGCCGTCGATTTGGATTCGGCGACGGTTTACGATATCTATCTACCGAAGCAC ACTCAGGGACCGATTTGCCCGCACTGCATCGTCGCCTTGCCGAACAGCAACGGCATGCAACTTTTATTGTGCTACGACAACGAGGGCGTTTACGTGAATACCTACGGTAGAGTATCCAAGACGATGGTCCTTCAATGGGGCGAAATGCCTACGAGCGTCGCTTACATCGGCACGGGCCAAATCATGGGATGGGGCAACAAGGCGATCGAGATCAGAAGCGTCGAAAGCGGCCATCTCGACGGCGTTTTTATGCACAAGAAAGCTCAGCGGCTCAAGTTCCTTTGTGAACGTAACGATAAG GTCTTCTTCTCGTCGGCGAAGGGTGGAAGTTCGTGCCAGATTTACTTCATGACGTTAAACAAACCCGGCATGGCTAACTGGTGA
- the LOC122634877 gene encoding serine/threonine-protein kinase mig-15 isoform X17 yields MAHNLAPSVNCSLDDIDLNALKEPAGIFELIEVVGNGTYGQVYKGRHTKTGQLAAIKVMDVTEDEEEEIKLEINVLKRYSNHRNIATYYGAFVKKSSPGKDDQLWLVMEYCGAGSVTDLVKSTKGQSLKEEWIAYISREILRGLSYLHSNKVIHRDIKGQNVLLTDNAEVKLVDFGVSAQLDRTIGRRNTFIGTPYWMAPEVIACDENPDATYDNRSDLWSLGITALEMAESQPPLCDLHPMRALFLIPRNPPPRLKSKKWAKKFHGFIETVLVKDYHQRPYTEQLLKHPFIRDQPTERQVRIQLKDHIDRCKKRKQEKERDDYRYSGSENEEDEPALAGEPSSIVQAPGGDTLRRNFQQIQEGRTLTQDVSPQAPAGKEKPNQGRSQREVPEPGPPARPAIPHRLIVVPDPQPPSRPLPPTPRDDPRQSHKVSTPPSNHQAPSAGGGGSGGSGGQAAPQRNSHVFKPMLPPRRPEDLDMLAAQLNELGVSQGPEAPPRPNRQHKGPPATSTSNSVQPASANDQNNKQMQQSSSILDQALSIESDSDDDLEDAGSNNLRNDGTLLASDPPKPLPEFSPFRPSSDSSSSSSHNAQNSHHEGGAPNRPLPPTPDEEESGDRTLVMKRNREGGDRPRGGGGGGGEFQRSDSSPGSRPSSVLPDLLTSSPGQRQDKSTSEEYRQAVKSPPPFALQQKQRSFLTFGFGAGPARRESHVNVNVTPTSHDLASDTPEIRKYKKRFNSEILCAALWGVNLLIGTENGLMLLDRSGQGKVYQLISRRRFQQMEVLEGQNILVTISGKKNRVRVYYLSWLKSKILRTDGHSDQVERRNGWINVGDLQGAVHFKIVKYERIKFLVIALKDSIEIYAWAPKPYHKFMAFKSFGELAHRPLLVDLTVEEGTRLKVIYGSADGFHAVDLDSATVYDIYLPKHTQGPICPHCIVALPNSNGMQLLLCYDNEGVYVNTYGRVSKTMVLQWGEMPTSVAYIGTGQIMGWGNKAIEIRSVESGHLDGVFMHKKAQRLKFLCERNDKVFFSSAKGGSSCQIYFMTLNKPGMANW; encoded by the exons GAGCCTGCTGGGATATTCGAGTTGATCGAAGTCGTCGGCAATGGAACGTACGGGCAAGTTTACAAA GGTCGACACACCAAAACGGGTCAGCTGGCGGCCATCAAGGTCATGGACGTCACAGAG gatgaagaggaagaaatcaAGTTGGAAATAAACGTACTGAAGAGG TATTCGAATCATAGAAACATAGCTACGTACTACGGTGCCTTCGTGAAGAAGTCATCACCAGGGAAGGACGATCAGCTATGGCTGGTTATGGAATACTGCGGAGCTGGCTCCGTCACGGACCTCGTCAAATCGACGAAAGGTCAGAGCCTTAAGGAAGAGTGGATTGCTTATATTTcgagagaaatattaagaGGTCTCAGTTATCTTCACAGTAATAAAGTTATTCACAGGGATATAAAAGGACAGAACGTGCTTCTGACCGACAATGCCGAGGTCAAGCTTG TTGACTTTGGCGTTAGCGCGCAGTTGGACAGAACGATAGGCAGAAGGAATACGTTCATAGGTACACCTTATTGGATGGCTCCAGAAGTCATAGCTTGCGACGAGAATCCCGACGCTACTTACGACAATAGAAGTGATCTTTGGTCTCTCGGAATTACCGCTTTGGAAATGGCTGAATCACAACCTCCGCTTTGCGACCTCCATCCGATGAGA GCCTTGTTCTTGATACCGCGTAATCCACCGCCGAGACTGAAGTCGAAAAAATGGGCGAAGAAGTTTCATGGTTTTATCGAAACTGTGTTGGTGAAGGACTATCATCAGAGGCCTTACACCGAACAGTTGCTCAAGCATCCATTTATTCGGGACCAACCAACGGAGAGACAAGTCAGAATACAACTCAAAGATCATATCGATCGCTGTAAGAAACGCAAACAAGAGAAAG AAAGAGACGATTATCGATACAGCGGTagtgaaaacgaagaagacgagcCAGCATTGGCTGGCGAACCATCCTCGATAGTTCAAGCTCCTGGTGGCGATACATTGAGACGTAATTTCCAGCAAATTCAAGAAGGTCGGACGTTGACTCAAGACGTATCTCCTCAAGCTCCAGCCGGTAAGGAAAAACCAAATCAAGGTAGATCTCAGCGGGAAGTACCAGAACCAGGCCCGCCTGCGAGACCAGCCATTCCACACAGACTCATCG TCGTGCCAGATCCGCAGCCGCCTTCTCGACCTCTACCACCGACACCTAGGGACGATCCACGACAATCTCACAAGGTCTCGACACCACCCTCCAATCATCAAGCGCCTTCCGCTGGCGGTGGAGGTAGCGGGGGTTCCGGTGGTCAAGCTGCGCCTCAAAGAAACAGTCACGTGTTTAAACCTATG CTGCCGCCGAGGAGGCCAGAG GACTTGGACATGCTGGCCGCTCAACTCAACGAGCTTGGTGTGTCACAGGGCCCCGAGGCCCCGCCTAGGCCCAACAGGCAACATAAAGGCCCTCCAGCAACGTCAACCTCGAATTCGGTCCAGCCAGCGAGCGCTAACGATCAGAACAACAAACAGATGCAGCAATCCTCCAGTATTCTCGATCAA GCACTGTCGATCGAGAGTGACAGCGACGACGATCTCGAAGATGCTGGTAGTAACAATTTGAGGAACGACGGTACACTTCTCGCTAGCGATCCGCCTAAGCCTCT TCCCGAATTTTCTCCTTTCAGGCCATCGTCggattcgtcgtcgtcgtcctcgcaCAACGCTCAGAATTCGCATCACGAAG GTGGAGCACCCAATCGACCATTGCCACCGACGCCAGATGAGGAAGAATCCGGAGATCGTACACTAGTCATGAAACGA AATCGAGAAGGTGGTGACCGAccaagaggaggaggaggtggtggcgGTGAATTTCAAAGATCAGACTCGTCACCTGGTTCAAGGCCAAGCTCGGTTTTACCGGACCTTTTGACTTCGTCGCCGGGTCAACGTCAGGACAAGTCGACAAGCGAGGAG TATCGACAAGCGGTTAAATCACCACCCCCGTTTGCACTTCAACAGAAACAGAGATCATTCCTGACATTTGGATTCGGTGCTGGACCAGCGAGGAGAGAATCCCACGTAAACGTCAACGTGACACCTACGAGTCACGATTTGGCCTCCGATACACCCGAAAtacgaaaatacaaaaagcGTTTCAATAGCGAGATTTTATGTGCAGCGTTATGGG GCGTGAACCTGCTGATCGGCACGGAGAACGGATTGATGCTGCTCGATAGGAGCGGACAAGGGAAGGTTTATCAGCTGATCAGTAGGAGACGTTTTCAACAAATGGAAGTGCTCGAGGGGCAGAATATTTTGGTTACCATAAGCGGTAAGAAGAATCGCGTGAGGGTCTATTATCTCTCCTGGCTGAAGAGTAAGATTTTACGTACCGACGGCCATAGCGAT CAAGTCGAGCGGCGCAATGGCTGGATAAACGTCGGCGATCTTCAAGGAGCGGTGCATTTCAAGATAGTcaaatacgaaagaataaagtTCCTTGTCATCGCGTTGAAGGACTCGATAGAGATCTATGCTTGGGCGCCGAAGCCCTATCATAAATTCATGGCTTTCAAATCGTTCGGAGAACTGGCCCACAGGCCGCTCCTCGTCGACCTAACCGTCGAGGAAGGAACGAGATTGAAAGTTATTTATGGAAGCGCCGATGGATTTCACGCCGTCGATTTGGATTCGGCGACGGTTTACGATATCTATCTACCGAAGCAC ACTCAGGGACCGATTTGCCCGCACTGCATCGTCGCCTTGCCGAACAGCAACGGCATGCAACTTTTATTGTGCTACGACAACGAGGGCGTTTACGTGAATACCTACGGTAGAGTATCCAAGACGATGGTCCTTCAATGGGGCGAAATGCCTACGAGCGTCGCTTACATCGGCACGGGCCAAATCATGGGATGGGGCAACAAGGCGATCGAGATCAGAAGCGTCGAAAGCGGCCATCTCGACGGCGTTTTTATGCACAAGAAAGCTCAGCGGCTCAAGTTCCTTTGTGAACGTAACGATAAG GTCTTCTTCTCGTCGGCGAAGGGTGGAAGTTCGTGCCAGATTTACTTCATGACGTTAAACAAACCCGGCATGGCTAACTGGTGA
- the LOC122634877 gene encoding serine/threonine-protein kinase mig-15 isoform X11, translating to MAHNLAPSVNCSLDDIDLNALKEPAGIFELIEVVGNGTYGQVYKGRHTKTGQLAAIKVMDVTEDEEEEIKLEINVLKRYSNHRNIATYYGAFVKKSSPGKDDQLWLVMEYCGAGSVTDLVKSTKGQSLKEEWIAYISREILRGLSYLHSNKVIHRDIKGQNVLLTDNAEVKLVDFGVSAQLDRTIGRRNTFIGTPYWMAPEVIACDENPDATYDNRSDLWSLGITALEMAESQPPLCDLHPMRALFLIPRNPPPRLKSKKWAKKFHGFIETVLVKDYHQRPYTEQLLKHPFIRDQPTERQVRIQLKDHIDRCKKRKQEKERDDYRYSGSENEEDEPALAGEPSSIVQAPGGDTLRRNFQQIQEGRTLTQDVSPQAPAGKEKPNQGRSQREVPEPGPPARPAIPHRLIVVPDPQPPSRPLPPTPRDDPRQSHKVSTPPSNHQAPSAGGGGSGGSGGQAAPQRNSHVFKPMLPPRRPEDLDMLAAQLNELGVSQGPEAPPRPNRQHKGPPATSTSNSVQPASANDQNNKQMQQSSSILDQALSIESDSDDDLEDAGSNNLRNDGTLLASDPPKPLPEFSPFRPSSDSSSSSSHNAQNSHHEGKPKGGAPNRPLPPTPDEEESGDRTLVMKREHQQEAAVGTSKSGSEDRSSSSGERTLKRQEQLARRKYEQQQQQQQQHQQQQHHQHHLHQQHQQQQHQKQQQQQQQQQQQQQQQQLKAVHRRQESDSKLGNTSSAFARAFRRENSDFFPSTRHSAYLQKSDSSRSSIFASGNRRGSEISVAGIVGKKGNALSTGEPVLTDFSFGRDGPQRPRREKTESEIVFGNRHEARRLDFGRNKDDTTRRRSCRPSDAALAAPDDAGTIKSTASTTASEYSPVVTQNREGGDRPRGGGGGGGEFQRSDSSPGSRPSSVLPDLLTSSPGQRQDKSTSEEYRQAVKSPPPFALQQKQRSFLTFGFGAGPARRESHVNVNVTPTSHDLASDTPEIRKYKKRFNSEILCAALWGVNLLIGTENGLMLLDRSGQGKVYQLISRRRFQQMEVLEGQNILVTISGKKNRVRVYYLSWLKSKILRTDGHSDQVERRNGWINVGDLQGAVHFKIVKYERIKFLVIALKDSIEIYAWAPKPYHKFMAFKSFGELAHRPLLVDLTVEEGTRLKVIYGSADGFHAVDLDSATVYDIYLPKHTQGPICPHCIVALPNSNGMQLLLCYDNEGVYVNTYGRVSKTMVLQWGEMPTSVAYIGTGQIMGWGNKAIEIRSVESGHLDGVFMHKKAQRLKFLCERNDKVFFSSAKGGSSCQIYFMTLNKPGMANW from the exons GAGCCTGCTGGGATATTCGAGTTGATCGAAGTCGTCGGCAATGGAACGTACGGGCAAGTTTACAAA GGTCGACACACCAAAACGGGTCAGCTGGCGGCCATCAAGGTCATGGACGTCACAGAG gatgaagaggaagaaatcaAGTTGGAAATAAACGTACTGAAGAGG TATTCGAATCATAGAAACATAGCTACGTACTACGGTGCCTTCGTGAAGAAGTCATCACCAGGGAAGGACGATCAGCTATGGCTGGTTATGGAATACTGCGGAGCTGGCTCCGTCACGGACCTCGTCAAATCGACGAAAGGTCAGAGCCTTAAGGAAGAGTGGATTGCTTATATTTcgagagaaatattaagaGGTCTCAGTTATCTTCACAGTAATAAAGTTATTCACAGGGATATAAAAGGACAGAACGTGCTTCTGACCGACAATGCCGAGGTCAAGCTTG TTGACTTTGGCGTTAGCGCGCAGTTGGACAGAACGATAGGCAGAAGGAATACGTTCATAGGTACACCTTATTGGATGGCTCCAGAAGTCATAGCTTGCGACGAGAATCCCGACGCTACTTACGACAATAGAAGTGATCTTTGGTCTCTCGGAATTACCGCTTTGGAAATGGCTGAATCACAACCTCCGCTTTGCGACCTCCATCCGATGAGA GCCTTGTTCTTGATACCGCGTAATCCACCGCCGAGACTGAAGTCGAAAAAATGGGCGAAGAAGTTTCATGGTTTTATCGAAACTGTGTTGGTGAAGGACTATCATCAGAGGCCTTACACCGAACAGTTGCTCAAGCATCCATTTATTCGGGACCAACCAACGGAGAGACAAGTCAGAATACAACTCAAAGATCATATCGATCGCTGTAAGAAACGCAAACAAGAGAAAG AAAGAGACGATTATCGATACAGCGGTagtgaaaacgaagaagacgagcCAGCATTGGCTGGCGAACCATCCTCGATAGTTCAAGCTCCTGGTGGCGATACATTGAGACGTAATTTCCAGCAAATTCAAGAAGGTCGGACGTTGACTCAAGACGTATCTCCTCAAGCTCCAGCCGGTAAGGAAAAACCAAATCAAGGTAGATCTCAGCGGGAAGTACCAGAACCAGGCCCGCCTGCGAGACCAGCCATTCCACACAGACTCATCG TCGTGCCAGATCCGCAGCCGCCTTCTCGACCTCTACCACCGACACCTAGGGACGATCCACGACAATCTCACAAGGTCTCGACACCACCCTCCAATCATCAAGCGCCTTCCGCTGGCGGTGGAGGTAGCGGGGGTTCCGGTGGTCAAGCTGCGCCTCAAAGAAACAGTCACGTGTTTAAACCTATG CTGCCGCCGAGGAGGCCAGAG GACTTGGACATGCTGGCCGCTCAACTCAACGAGCTTGGTGTGTCACAGGGCCCCGAGGCCCCGCCTAGGCCCAACAGGCAACATAAAGGCCCTCCAGCAACGTCAACCTCGAATTCGGTCCAGCCAGCGAGCGCTAACGATCAGAACAACAAACAGATGCAGCAATCCTCCAGTATTCTCGATCAA GCACTGTCGATCGAGAGTGACAGCGACGACGATCTCGAAGATGCTGGTAGTAACAATTTGAGGAACGACGGTACACTTCTCGCTAGCGATCCGCCTAAGCCTCT TCCCGAATTTTCTCCTTTCAGGCCATCGTCggattcgtcgtcgtcgtcctcgcaCAACGCTCAGAATTCGCATCACGAAGGTAAGCCAAAAG GTGGAGCACCCAATCGACCATTGCCACCGACGCCAGATGAGGAAGAATCCGGAGATCGTACACTAGTCATGAAACGA GAGCACCAGCAAGAAGCGGCGGTCGGTACGAGCAAGTCTGGCAGCGAGGatcgttcctcttcttccgGCGAAAGAACCCTTAAGAGGCAGGAGCAGTTAGCGCGTAGAAAATAcgagcaacaacaacaacagcagcagcaacatcagcagcagcagcatcacCAGCACCATCTTCATCAACAAcatcagcagcagcaacatcaaaagcaacagcaacaacaacaacaacaacaacaacagcagcagcagcagcagcttaAGGCGGTTCACAGACGACAAGAGAGCGACTCGAAGCTCGGTAATACCTCGAGCGCGTTCGCCCGTGCATTTCGCCGCGAAAATTCGGATTTCTTTCCGTCAACGAGGCACTCCGCTTATCTCCAAAAGTCGGATTCCTCGAGGTCGAGCATATTCGCGAGTGGTAATCGACGCGGCAGCGAGATAAGCGTCGCAGGTATAGTCGGTAAGAAGGGTAACGCCCTTAGTACCGGCGAGCCCGTCCTTACGGACTTCTCGTTTGGACGCGACGGGCCCCAGAGGCcaaggagagaaaagacagagagcgAGATCGTCTTCGGTAACAGGCACGAGGCGAGGAGACTCGACTTCGGACGCAATAAAGACGATACCACAAGGAGACGCAGTTGTAGACCTTCCGATGCGGCCCTGGCCGCGCCAGATGACGCGGGAACGATTAAATCCACGGCCAGTACAACGGCTAGCGAGTACAGCCCTGTTGTCACCCAG AATCGAGAAGGTGGTGACCGAccaagaggaggaggaggtggtggcgGTGAATTTCAAAGATCAGACTCGTCACCTGGTTCAAGGCCAAGCTCGGTTTTACCGGACCTTTTGACTTCGTCGCCGGGTCAACGTCAGGACAAGTCGACAAGCGAGGAG TATCGACAAGCGGTTAAATCACCACCCCCGTTTGCACTTCAACAGAAACAGAGATCATTCCTGACATTTGGATTCGGTGCTGGACCAGCGAGGAGAGAATCCCACGTAAACGTCAACGTGACACCTACGAGTCACGATTTGGCCTCCGATACACCCGAAAtacgaaaatacaaaaagcGTTTCAATAGCGAGATTTTATGTGCAGCGTTATGGG GCGTGAACCTGCTGATCGGCACGGAGAACGGATTGATGCTGCTCGATAGGAGCGGACAAGGGAAGGTTTATCAGCTGATCAGTAGGAGACGTTTTCAACAAATGGAAGTGCTCGAGGGGCAGAATATTTTGGTTACCATAAGCGGTAAGAAGAATCGCGTGAGGGTCTATTATCTCTCCTGGCTGAAGAGTAAGATTTTACGTACCGACGGCCATAGCGAT CAAGTCGAGCGGCGCAATGGCTGGATAAACGTCGGCGATCTTCAAGGAGCGGTGCATTTCAAGATAGTcaaatacgaaagaataaagtTCCTTGTCATCGCGTTGAAGGACTCGATAGAGATCTATGCTTGGGCGCCGAAGCCCTATCATAAATTCATGGCTTTCAAATCGTTCGGAGAACTGGCCCACAGGCCGCTCCTCGTCGACCTAACCGTCGAGGAAGGAACGAGATTGAAAGTTATTTATGGAAGCGCCGATGGATTTCACGCCGTCGATTTGGATTCGGCGACGGTTTACGATATCTATCTACCGAAGCAC ACTCAGGGACCGATTTGCCCGCACTGCATCGTCGCCTTGCCGAACAGCAACGGCATGCAACTTTTATTGTGCTACGACAACGAGGGCGTTTACGTGAATACCTACGGTAGAGTATCCAAGACGATGGTCCTTCAATGGGGCGAAATGCCTACGAGCGTCGCTTACATCGGCACGGGCCAAATCATGGGATGGGGCAACAAGGCGATCGAGATCAGAAGCGTCGAAAGCGGCCATCTCGACGGCGTTTTTATGCACAAGAAAGCTCAGCGGCTCAAGTTCCTTTGTGAACGTAACGATAAG GTCTTCTTCTCGTCGGCGAAGGGTGGAAGTTCGTGCCAGATTTACTTCATGACGTTAAACAAACCCGGCATGGCTAACTGGTGA